The DNA region TGCTTATCGTCGGTAAAGACGAAGACGCCGCTGAAATGATCCGCCCAGAAGGCGTCGTGGCGAAAGATCACCTTGTCCGGCACCAGCGTGTTTTGCCGGATGTCGCCGGTCTGGCGCGATAGCTCGACCATGCGGTTGAGCATTGTATCGCCGCGCCAGGCATCCTGGCTGGTGAGCAACTGATCGCAGAGCTGGCGCAGTTCACCGGCTTTGCCGAGCAGGTCTTCGGCCGAAAGCACGCGAAATTTCACCTCGTTGATCGACAAGAGGTCTTCAAGCGTCTTCACCTCGGCAACCGAATCCTCGATCTCTCCGTAAAGCGCATCCTTCAGCGTGATCGCGTGAATGGCGCGGGCATTGGCCGCAAAGAACTCGTGCATCAGGCCGGCCGTATTGGAGAAGCTCGTATGCACGACCGGCAGATCATTCTGCTCCGGCGTCAGGATGATAAAACGACGATTGACCTTCTGCGGATCGAGATAGTCGGGGTCACCGAACTCCGTCGCCACCTGCGGCGAAAACCCGGTGATGTCGATGTCGAATTCGGCAAGCTTGGTTTCCGGCAGGCCGAAGCCTTTGAGCGCCTTGTTGTAACGGGCGATCAGATGCGGCTCGCGGATGGTGAGGAGGCGACCGTAGATGAGTTCGGCTTCGAGGAGGCGGTTCATGCGGTATCTGCGACCTTCCTGTCCTCGTGCCGCCAGTAAAGGTCGTCGAGGTCGAGTTTCAAGACATCGGCGATAGCCTTAAGCGTAGCAACACTGCCATCCTTCTTGCCGGTTTCGATTTCTGATAGATAAGCGGTGCTGATTCCGGCGGCGGCAGCGAGGTCTTTGGCCGCCATACCACGAAAATTGCGCCACACACGGATCGGGCTTTCGCCTTCACTCATACGATTGACGTACTCGGCAGGGATCAGTTCTTCCTCGCCGGCCGCAAGCTTGCGTTCGAAATCCGCGATTGTGAGGCTGTCTTCCAAATCCTCGATGCGTTGAATCAGCGCCTCGTAGTTCTTGCGGCTGAGCACGATCATCTCTTCGCCATCCGGCGCAGTGAATGATGATGCGATCGTCATCAGAGTTCTCCCTCATAGGCTTCACCGCGAGCGGCGACACGCACCACGTCAACGACGGTTCCGTCTTCACGAAAGATCACCCGCCAGTCACCGACCCGAAGGCGATGATAGCGGCTGTCACGCAACTTCTTGACATTGTTAGCGAGTGAAGCCGGGTCGGTAGCATACTGGAGAACCTTGGACCGGATACGTCGCGCTTCGTTCGCCGGCATCCGGTTCAAGGTCCGTATGGCATCCTTGCTGTAGACAATGTCCGGCACATCCTAATCCTCAACCCCGATCCCGACAACCAAATTCGCAAATAGCGAATTTCACCACATCCCCTCCCCCTTCAAGCGCTCGATCTCCCCGATCGCCCGCTCCCGCTGCCGTTCCCGCCTGACAATCTCCTCCACCGCAGCCTCGTCCGACTTGTCGGCATAGCGGAATTCGCTGTCGGCGTAGCGGTTGATCTCTTGGCAGATCATCTCCATCGTCACGGGACCACGCAGCTCCGCGATCATCGCCTTCTTCTCGTCGTAGCTCTTGTGGACGAAAGCGTCAGGCTTTTCGAACCAGGCGTCGGGCAGTTCGACATCCATCGCCCTCATCTTGATCGCATCGGTGATGTTCTTGATCGCACGACCGGTGAATCGCGGCTCGGCGAGCTTGATCGCATGCAGATAGCCGCCGACATCGGCGAGCGTCTGGATCTTGCCGTTCTCCGTCTCGTAGCGCTCCCAGACGGCCACGAGCCCGTCCTCCTTTGGCCGGTCGTGCTCGCCATAGGAGCGGCTAACGGCCTTCTGGATCTCCTGGCCGGCAAACAGCTGGTGGTCTCCGAGCGGGATAGAGTGGTTCTTGCCGACGAGCAGCGAGAAGATGTCGATATAGTCCTCGCGCGTCTGCGGCCCGTCGACCAGCCAGCGGGCGCCGGCGCGCTGGCGCAGCGCATCGTCGACATTCTCGGGATAGTTGGAGAACATGCCGAAGGTGGCATTGCCCCGGACCACAGTCGAAGCACCGGCAAAGCTCTCCATCAGCACCGCAGTGACCTCGTGCTGACCAGATGACGCCCGGTCGTCCGAGCGCTTGGCCGTCACCTGGTCGACATCGTCGATCGTGCCGAAACCGATGACGCGCGGATTGAGCACGTTGTTGACGAAGCTCTTGGCATTCTGGCCCGACTTGCCCTGATAGGACGAGATCTGGTCGACGCCGAAATTCTCGTAGTGGAAGGCATAACCCGCCATCTTGCAGTAGTCGTTCAGGAGACCTGCCAGCATCTGGATCAGGATCGTCTTGCCCGTGCCCGGCATGCCGTCGCCGATGAAGGTGAAGAGGAAGCCGCCGAGCTCGACGAAGGGGTTCATCTGCCGGTCGAAATCATAGGCCATCAGCATCTTGGCAAGCTTCAGCGCCTGATACTTGGCGATGTGATTGCCGATGATTTCTTCCGGCTTCTTGAAGCTCATCGTGAGCGGCTTGGACTTGGCGCTCGGCACGGCGTCGAAACCGTCGAGTGTGAAATCGTCCTGATCGACGCGGATATGGGCGTTCTCGAAGGCACCGAGATGCTCGAAGCGCGCCTTGCGGGTCAATAGCCCCTGCAGAGCCAGTTCGGCGAAGGCACGGGTGCGGCCGATCACGGTCGCGTCGTCGCCGGCCCCATGCAGGGCCGCATCCAGCCCGCCGACCAGGCTTTTGAGCGCATCCTGGGCAGTATCGAACAGGAAATCCGGCTCGCGCTGCCCGTCGAGCTGAGCGCTCTCGCCCGCAATTGTCGACAGCAGATAGGCGGAGAAAGCGAAGGCCGAGATATAGGATGCCGATGCCAGAAGCCCCTTGAACCGCGCAGCCTCCTCGCCCTGCAAGGGGGCAGTGATATTGCGGGCCTGCAGGCTTTCGAGCTCGGTCTGCCGGGCGAACACATCGGTGACCGCCAGCGCCACCTGTGCTCCGCGCCGGACACGATAAAGCACCGTGTGCTGGGCAGGCGTCAGGAGCGGATCGCCCTGCCCGCTCGCCTGGATCGTTTTTGTCAGCTCCACCTCGCGGGTCTTGCGCACGGACCCGGTCGACACCGTCGAAACGAAGCGGCGGCTCGTCCCGGCGAGTGCCGCCCCGTCGCTGCCGCCGCCGCCGGCATCCAGCATGACGAAGCGCGTGACCAGCCCCTGGGCGACAACGAGATGTTTGGCGATATCCGCCTCGTGCAGCGTGGTGAGCCCGGCCGTCAATTCGCTCATCTCTTAGACCTCGCTGACGATCTGGTCGCCGGAAATGACGTGAACCTTGTAATTGCCGAAGACGGCGGCCACCTCGCCGGCGGCATAGAGGGCCTGATAGGCGTCATGCGGCACCAGCGCGTGTTTCTCGTAAGCCGAAACACCCATGCGCGCGGCCTCGAGATCATGCGTCTCGATATGGAATTCCTGGATCGCCGGCGTCGAGGAGAAAAAGCCTTTGGTTGCCGGCTGCTCGCGCTTGGAAAACACTTCCTGCACCGTCCAGGTCATCACCCAGGCGTTTTCCGGCTTGCGCACGCGGCTCAGAATCTCGTTCACCCGGCCCGTGTTCTCGGTGATCCCCGTCGAATAGAGCGGCCCGAGCACGACGCGCCGGATTGATTTCGGATGCAGTGTCGGAAAATCCCGGTCCAGATTGGTGGCAATCGTTGCGGGTGTCAGCGAGAAGGCCGAGTTCTTGGCGCAGAAATCGTCGAAGCTGCGGGCGAGCTCCGGATTGAGCAGCCCGCCGACCGGCAGCGGGATCTCGACCGTCTCGTCGAGCCGGCCATCCGGTGTCACCAGGATCTTCGTCACGCCTTCGGACGAGTCCTCGATGGTCGCGAGATAGATCATCGGCAACGTGCTGGTCCCGTCGAAGGCTGCCCAGGAGACGAGGCAACTTGGACGTTTCGTCTGCGGATTGACGCTGACGGCGACCGTGGTCGGCAACACGAAGGGCGAGAACACCTCGCCGGCACTCACCTGCTCCAGATAGAGCCGTTCCGCCATCTGCCGCTGCAGGGCGGCCGGAAACTCTTTCTGCCGCAGGATGAAATCGACCATTTCCTCGCGCAGTGCCGGAGCCGCCGGGATCGCCGCCAGCCGCTGGGTCGCGCCCGCCCGGTCGTTTTCCAGCTCCAGCACATTCTGGTACACCGGAAGGCCGCTTTCCGCCCGCGAGATCCGGAACTGTTCGCTGAAAGCCACCCGGTTGCGCCAGGAGGCAAAGGAATTGCGCAGCCGGTCGAGATAGGGCAGCAGGTGCAGCCCCGACGGCCCGTTCTGAAGGATGCGCCGCTCCGGTTGGCCGAAAAACAGCTCAAGCCCGGCGAGCGCCGCCGAGATGGTGGCGAAATAGGACGTAACGGCGCTGTTGCGATCGATGACGTTCAAGGCTGGCCCCCGAGCCGGTAGCATCCCGTCATCACGGCTTCACGTAATTGGCCGCGTTGTGCTTGTCGAGCACGCCCTGGAAGCGCCGGGCGA from Rhizobium glycinendophyticum includes:
- a CDS encoding AAA family ATPase, producing MSELTAGLTTLHEADIAKHLVVAQGLVTRFVMLDAGGGGSDGAALAGTSRRFVSTVSTGSVRKTREVELTKTIQASGQGDPLLTPAQHTVLYRVRRGAQVALAVTDVFARQTELESLQARNITAPLQGEEAARFKGLLASASYISAFAFSAYLLSTIAGESAQLDGQREPDFLFDTAQDALKSLVGGLDAALHGAGDDATVIGRTRAFAELALQGLLTRKARFEHLGAFENAHIRVDQDDFTLDGFDAVPSAKSKPLTMSFKKPEEIIGNHIAKYQALKLAKMLMAYDFDRQMNPFVELGGFLFTFIGDGMPGTGKTILIQMLAGLLNDYCKMAGYAFHYENFGVDQISSYQGKSGQNAKSFVNNVLNPRVIGFGTIDDVDQVTAKRSDDRASSGQHEVTAVLMESFAGASTVVRGNATFGMFSNYPENVDDALRQRAGARWLVDGPQTREDYIDIFSLLVGKNHSIPLGDHQLFAGQEIQKAVSRSYGEHDRPKEDGLVAVWERYETENGKIQTLADVGGYLHAIKLAEPRFTGRAIKNITDAIKMRAMDVELPDAWFEKPDAFVHKSYDEKKAMIAELRGPVTMEMICQEINRYADSEFRYADKSDEAAVEEIVRRERQRERAIGEIERLKGEGMW
- a CDS encoding DUF6638 family protein encodes the protein MNRLLEAELIYGRLLTIREPHLIARYNKALKGFGLPETKLAEFDIDITGFSPQVATEFGDPDYLDPQKVNRRFIILTPEQNDLPVVHTSFSNTAGLMHEFFAANARAIHAITLKDALYGEIEDSVAEVKTLEDLLSINEVKFRVLSAEDLLGKAGELRQLCDQLLTSQDAWRGDTMLNRMVELSRQTGDIRQNTLVPDKVIFRHDAFWADHFSGVFVFTDDKQATVICDPEAPGFRRSRPWQVSYISIKDRAQIFDFLARTGRIELPRASWVEASGLLAHRAEMVLLSVAAAQLPLPDLSRVDVVWQQTFQHTHGRAIAEHGVYPFLQEAMRMLARSGTLSLADFDPRLRHWLVRAQPGHADQWLTNRLIAHLTPEDFVSRFVFDKQGFYRDYQSYPSPYGDYVVSRLTQTYLQDKAQFRRRLYGIGDDHA
- a CDS encoding type II toxin-antitoxin system RelE family toxin; this translates as MPDIVYSKDAIRTLNRMPANEARRIRSKVLQYATDPASLANNVKKLRDSRYHRLRVGDWRVIFREDGTVVDVVRVAARGEAYEGEL
- a CDS encoding helix-turn-helix domain-containing protein: MTIASSFTAPDGEEMIVLSRKNYEALIQRIEDLEDSLTIADFERKLAAGEEELIPAEYVNRMSEGESPIRVWRNFRGMAAKDLAAAAGISTAYLSEIETGKKDGSVATLKAIADVLKLDLDDLYWRHEDRKVADTA